The nucleotide sequence CACAAACAAACGGCGGACCCGATCTTTTCGGTTATACCTGGTATAATAGTGACGATGCTAACGGACCGGATTATGAATGGTTGGAGCATACAAATCCTACGGAAGTTACCGGTCTTACAGATGATAATCATGTTGGACCTTTTCCCATAGGATTTCTGCTTTCTTTTTATGATGTGAATTATACCGAATTTTATATTCAATCGAATGGTGTGATCACTTTTGATGATATTGGAATTCCTCTTTCCAATCGTATGATTCCGGAAGCCGATGCCTATAATAACCTGATCGCCTGGTTCTGGGATGACCTTGATCCGGTTGGCTCAACAATATATTATGAAAATATTATTCACAATGACCAAACAGTCCTTCTGATTTCGTTTATCAATTATTATGAACATCCTGATGGCGGGGATTATGTAGATGCCCAGATGATCCTTTTTCCAAATGGTGACATAAAAATCAATTACCAATATTTTTCACCGGGATTCGATATGGACAGCTCTACCGTCGGTATCGAGAATGCTTTTGGAACAGATGGCCTGCTGTATGTTTATAATCAGGATATGTTTGATAATGAGATGTCGCTTATGTTTTATCATCCTGCTCCGTTGGATAATGATCTGGCAGTCCTGGGAATATCAGGTCCGATCGGTCTGGCAGAAGGAACAGAAAGCATTTTTCAAATCACGGTTAAAAACAGGGGAGTTATCACTCAAGATAATTATACTGTAAAATTATTTTTGGAAGGTGATATCGAGTTATCTTCAGTACCCGGAACTGCTATCGAACTTGGCGAAGAAATAAATTTCGATCTTCCCTGGACTCCGGATTTTACCGGAAATACTTATGTTTACGGATTTGTTGAATTTACTGAAGATGAAGACCCGCTCAATAATCAGACGGATAGTTTGATTGTTCAGGTTTTTGTTCCCGATACAAATATAATCCTTACTTCAAATTTTTCAACTTTCCCTCCGGAAGGATGGTCAACTGAAGGAGGAACCAATTGGGGATACGGAATCGAGAATAATGCCGGCGGTCAACCTCCGGAAGCCAGATTCCATTGGAGTCCTAACACGACTGGTGTTCAAAGATTAATGACACCGCCGATGAATACCCTCGGAGCTTTAGTTGTCAATTTGGAATTTAAACATATGATCCATGATTATAATGGAGATTATGTGATCAGGTTGGAAACTTCCAGTGATGGTGAAACTTGGAACATTGCTCATATTTTTAATTCTCAAGGAATACCTCCCACAGTAGAATATATGACGATCACAACCGCAGATGTCGGTTCCGAATCTTTCCAGCTTGCTTGGGTTTTTGACGGTTACTCTCATAATATCAATGATTGGTATATCGACGATGTTATTGTAATGGCTCATTTGGAGATCTTTGATAATGATCTGGCTGCCAGAAATATAACCGGACCGGAAGTCGTAAACAGCGGAAGTTCAGGAGTTTTTGAGATAACTGTAAAAAATGTTGGAAATTATAATATCGAAAATTATACTGTCAAATTGATGCGGGATGATGAGATAGAAATCGCTTCCGAAGATATTTCACAAACTTTAATACCACTCGAAGAACGAACTCACAGTTTTGTTTGGAATATTCATATCGACGAACAACCCGGATACACGAACCTTTACGGAAAAGTTATGATGACCGGAGATGAAAATATTCTGAATGATAATACTCAACCTTTGGAAGTGCGTATCCTGGAAGCCGGTGCTTATGAAGTAACGATCGGAGACGGAATTGTGTTAGATAATAAAGCCCCGCTGAGTTTCAATTATAATAACAGTCTATCGCAAACATTGTATTATCCCGAAGAGATCGGGCAAACAGGAATTATCCAAAGCATCACTTATTACTCTGATTTTGTGGATGATCTGAATAATAAACCGGCTAAAATTTGGATTGGTGAAACAGAGTTATTAAATTTTAATAGCGGTTGGAATCCTACTGCTGAACTGATTTTGGTTTTCGATGGAAATATAAACTATCCAAATGGACAAAATGCAATAACTATCAATTTTGCCGAACCTTATGTTTATGAAGGCGGGAATCTAGTGATCATGGCTCAAAGACCATGGGATGATAATGTTTATGATGCTGAAAATAAATTCTTTACGGATACAACAGCAGATCATCCGAATAGAATGATCTATAATCGTGATAACACGGAAGAATACGATCCTTTAAATCCGCCCGAACAATATTTTGTTTATGACGGTTTTCCCAATACGACTTTTCTTATGATGCTCACCGGATTGGGAAGAATTGAAGGTTATGTTTACGA is from Candidatus Cloacimonadota bacterium and encodes:
- a CDS encoding T9SS type A sorting domain-containing protein, coding for MKKIILLNCVLLLTSVLLSQTNGGPDLFGYTWYNSDDANGPDYEWLEHTNPTEVTGLTDDNHVGPFPIGFLLSFYDVNYTEFYIQSNGVITFDDIGIPLSNRMIPEADAYNNLIAWFWDDLDPVGSTIYYENIIHNDQTVLLISFINYYEHPDGGDYVDAQMILFPNGDIKINYQYFSPGFDMDSSTVGIENAFGTDGLLYVYNQDMFDNEMSLMFYHPAPLDNDLAVLGISGPIGLAEGTESIFQITVKNRGVITQDNYTVKLFLEGDIELSSVPGTAIELGEEINFDLPWTPDFTGNTYVYGFVEFTEDEDPLNNQTDSLIVQVFVPDTNIILTSNFSTFPPEGWSTEGGTNWGYGIENNAGGQPPEARFHWSPNTTGVQRLMTPPMNTLGALVVNLEFKHMIHDYNGDYVIRLETSSDGETWNIAHIFNSQGIPPTVEYMTITTADVGSESFQLAWVFDGYSHNINDWYIDDVIVMAHLEIFDNDLAARNITGPEVVNSGSSGVFEITVKNVGNYNIENYTVKLMRDDEIEIASEDISQTLIPLEERTHSFVWNIHIDEQPGYTNLYGKVMMTGDENILNDNTQPLEVRILEAGAYEVTIGDGIVLDNKAPLSFNYNNSLSQTLYYPEEIGQTGIIQSITYYSDFVDDLNNKPAKIWIGETELLNFNSGWNPTAELILVFDGNINYPNGQNAITINFAEPYVYEGGNLVIMAQRPWDDNVYDAENKFFTDTTADHPNRMIYNRDNTEEYDPLNPPEQYFVYDGFPNTTFLMMLTGLGRIEGYVYDEDNVVLPGAMVANQDSSIFTYTNDEGFFQFANVPIGEQEFTASLFGYSPQTLAVEVLEDETVQLDFNLIQLGTVSVTGIVTGSDFPDTGLEGAIVSLTIPGLVNYQTVTNADGEFTFPEVYPNYTYDLSASHDDYETYSGEAIIENEDFDLGTLILYEMTSPPDYLQAVQNESQTSVDLNWNTPGFGIGEFRYDDGEYVFNIGLGDTPPNGVFGAVHPHQAILTGATWYLTSDNGAHYQVNIIIFGLDGNGDPDQEDVLYESGLVPSTDNEWSSFDFPVSIEAPNGFLVGINTPNQYTSIGYDDGVGAPWEFQENTQMMITDWTDTNENWIDLGISPFFNNNLMIRAYGIDLGEIDRRIDPVDNTEKQESAADRELESYNVYRFAEEDQDNPEEWDLVAASLVDTFYTDDTWTGLDQGFYQFAVTSIHTNNIESEPVFSPVLEKTITGVDDETIPLITYLTGNFPNPFNPITRINYQLSKPAKVELVIFNLKGQKIKQLISNSANQLSAGQHSVVWDGKDDSGRSVSSGVYFYKLQAGDYQKTRKMILLR